In Paenibacillus sp. G2S3, a single window of DNA contains:
- a CDS encoding DUF4097 family beta strand repeat-containing protein gives MKSTAKKLLTTIGILVTLLISLAGCSSDSTSMEEKNYVIPAQKIDTLTIDVKDKKINILQSKDEQIHIVYYESEKDFYKIDLSDDKELSMVSDSNKEWNDYIGGKSSQVTRTIQVWIPDATLKNLTLKTSNESIVLPTIVFLGTVEVNINNGNIQLDKLNVGTAITLKTKNGNISGSILGSYDDFAILSKVKKGDSNLPANKENGSKKLSAYTNNGDITLQFSE, from the coding sequence ATGAAAAGTACTGCAAAAAAATTACTAACTACTATAGGCATATTGGTGACACTATTGATATCATTGGCAGGATGTTCCTCCGACTCCACTTCCATGGAGGAAAAAAATTACGTCATCCCTGCCCAAAAGATTGATACCTTAACAATTGATGTAAAGGACAAAAAAATAAATATCCTCCAATCTAAAGATGAACAAATTCATATTGTTTACTATGAAAGTGAGAAAGATTTTTACAAGATTGATCTATCTGACGATAAAGAACTGTCAATGGTAAGTGATAGTAATAAGGAATGGAACGACTATATCGGAGGAAAAAGCTCGCAAGTAACCAGAACTATTCAGGTATGGATACCTGATGCAACTTTAAAAAATTTGACTTTAAAAACATCAAATGAAAGTATTGTATTACCAACAATCGTGTTTTTAGGGACAGTGGAAGTAAACATAAATAACGGAAATATCCAGCTGGACAAATTGAATGTAGGGACTGCTATAACCCTTAAAACAAAAAACGGAAATATTAGCGGTTCAATTCTAGGGTCATATGATGATTTCGCGATCTTAAGCAAGGTAAAGAAAGGAGATAGCAATTTGCCTGCCAATAAAGAGAATGGTTCGAAAAAATTATCTGCTTATACAAATAACGGCGATATTACCTTACAATTTTCTGAGTAG
- a CDS encoding class I SAM-dependent rRNA methyltransferase produces the protein MASVILERNRKKRLEQGHPWVFAGEVASVEGNPEAGGLVDVLNHQGRFLAVGYYNPASQIRVRIVSQGPLSIMDTAFFVERFTNCLQHRERFLPGADAYRLVYGEADFLPGLIVDRFGDILVVQLLTLGMDKCRTEIVEALVQVMAPRGIYERSDVSVRELEGLEQTTGVLYGECPRHVTVSENDLKLVVDIEEGQKTGYFFDQRENRASIAPLMKGWGGRSGITLQEIEAEDGSLQTLPVNKSGKHVTFPYWDGATVLECFSHTGSFTLHACKYGAKKVTCLDVSAHAIESAKVNVELNGFSDRVEFVVDDAFAYLRNQVKGLEERSERATIASGTESTVATTNAKSGGKATKTDTSKPMTAGGGRTWDVVILDPPAFAKTKSAVAGACRGYKDINLHGMKLVNEGGYLVTASCSYHMQPDLFLETIADAAKDAGKVLRLVEWRAAGKDHPQILGVNEGHYLKFAIFEVRSKK, from the coding sequence TTGGCATCGGTTATTTTAGAACGCAATCGCAAAAAAAGACTGGAACAGGGCCATCCATGGGTCTTTGCAGGTGAAGTTGCATCAGTAGAAGGAAACCCAGAAGCAGGGGGATTAGTGGATGTACTTAATCATCAAGGTCGCTTTCTGGCTGTAGGATATTACAATCCAGCGTCACAGATTCGGGTGAGAATTGTATCACAGGGACCTTTGTCTATCATGGACACTGCCTTTTTCGTAGAACGGTTTACAAATTGTCTGCAACATAGAGAACGTTTCCTTCCTGGGGCAGACGCATATCGATTGGTTTATGGTGAGGCGGACTTTTTACCTGGGCTTATTGTAGATCGGTTCGGGGATATTCTGGTTGTGCAGCTCCTTACACTCGGAATGGACAAGTGCCGTACAGAGATTGTTGAAGCACTTGTACAGGTTATGGCACCGCGTGGTATTTATGAACGCAGTGATGTTAGCGTGCGCGAACTGGAAGGGTTGGAGCAGACTACAGGTGTGCTATACGGGGAATGCCCACGGCATGTTACCGTAAGTGAGAATGACCTGAAGCTGGTAGTAGATATCGAAGAGGGCCAGAAGACAGGATATTTCTTTGATCAGCGTGAAAATAGAGCATCCATTGCGCCACTCATGAAGGGCTGGGGTGGACGAAGCGGCATTACACTGCAAGAAATCGAAGCAGAAGATGGCTCGCTACAGACTTTGCCAGTAAATAAGAGTGGTAAACACGTAACCTTCCCTTATTGGGATGGTGCTACAGTGCTGGAATGCTTCTCACACACAGGCAGCTTCACTCTGCATGCATGCAAATATGGCGCCAAAAAAGTAACCTGCCTTGACGTTTCCGCTCATGCTATAGAGAGTGCCAAGGTCAATGTAGAGCTGAATGGCTTTAGTGACCGAGTGGAGTTTGTAGTGGATGATGCTTTTGCCTACCTGCGTAATCAGGTTAAAGGACTGGAGGAACGTTCGGAGCGGGCGACGATTGCAAGCGGAACGGAATCAACAGTAGCGACTACAAATGCTAAATCCGGAGGCAAAGCAACTAAAACGGATACCTCCAAGCCGATGACAGCAGGTGGAGGTAGAACTTGGGATGTAGTTATCCTAGACCCTCCAGCGTTTGCGAAAACTAAAAGCGCAGTAGCAGGTGCTTGTCGTGGTTACAAAGATATTAATCTGCATGGCATGAAGCTGGTGAACGAAGGTGGGTATTTGGTTACCGCAAGTTGTTCCTACCACATGCAGCCGGATCTGTTCCTTGAAACGATTGCAGATGCAGCTAAAGATGCTGGTAAAGTATTGAGACTTGTGGAATGGCGTGCCGCAGGCAAAGACCATCCACAGATTCTAGGCGTTAACGAAGGACATTATCTGAAGTTTGCGATTTTTGAAGTGCGTAGTAAGAAATAA
- the addB gene encoding helicase-exonuclease AddAB subunit AddB, which produces MSVTFLLGRSGSGKTTKIWESISSSLEKEPLGAPIIILVPEQGSFGAERGLLTVGNVKGSIRAQTLSFSRLAYRVKQETGGSASLPISEEGKKMLIYKIISRRKEELKLFGASADRPGFVERLNQLHTEMKRCCLASSDLEEQLSAMRGAIARSPILEGKLDDLQLVFSDLEKEMSRLYIDEEDRLAELAEHIPESSYIRGAEIWVDGFHGFTPQEFVVLRELMQQASKLTVSLTLDRSYPYGDQLNELELFHPTAVTYIKLRGIAEELGIDVWDELLEPAVLPRFEESPVLAHLERGYDRRKVWMGADELANEAISIGAAVSHRAEVEGALREMIRLARDEGAKYGEMAVLMRNIGDYEQLIKPLFQDYGVPFFLDQKVNELHHPLVEFVRSALDVVRRRWRFEDVFRCVKTELLLPMDSSITREDMDALENYVLACGIQGYRWTDGRSWKGIPSLSLEGGRQMDEELLATMERCRASITGPLFAFEKRIQKSRSGLELCTAVYKLLDETDVARKLEKLSVGSMEKGQPEKAREHSQLWGAVLDLLDQIVEMMGNERLEFDVFTGVLETGLAELKMGLVPPALDQVLVGNMDRTRPTGVKYAFLLGFNEGVVPAQFKEDGILSEGERSVLENAGMELAPGASRKLLDERFLIYNALTTGSRKLWISYATADDEGKALLPSEVIRHLHRMFPSVQEHSLAALPPAGLPGEVRDFIHLGYIGHPEQSLRALIMQLRQWRQGTEIPELWWDVYNWFAADDIRSLELKRLLSSLFYRNVGTKLKRGTSLRLYGGSTLRGSVSRMEKFVACSFSHFASYGLRLKERQLYKLQAPDIGQLFHAALSDMAVRLKQEGRGWGSLSPEECRREASETVERLSPMLQGEILMSSKRYGYISRKLKNIVGRASVILGEHARRGSFEPVGLELDFGPDKELPPLRITLPNGCVMEVVGRIDRVDMARGENGILLRVIDYKSSQKDLKLHEVYYGLSLQMLTYLDVLLTYSEQWLGQPALPAGTLYFHVHDPLLTSSNGMNKDQAEQELLKRFKMKGLLTADREVVSLMDTTLDKGYSSIVPVAVKADGSFYSSASVATPEQWSHLLSSVRGTISDIGTRITEGDVAIEPYRIQQETACTFCSFRPVCQFDEAVEGNGYNNLGKPGKDVIWDLLSRKGGTTP; this is translated from the coding sequence ATGTCGGTAACCTTTTTACTAGGCCGATCGGGCAGTGGCAAGACAACAAAAATATGGGAGTCTATCTCCTCTTCATTAGAGAAGGAGCCTCTTGGCGCGCCAATCATTATTCTTGTACCGGAACAAGGTTCCTTTGGTGCAGAACGGGGGCTTCTGACCGTAGGCAATGTGAAGGGAAGCATTCGGGCGCAGACACTGAGCTTTTCTCGGCTTGCTTATCGAGTGAAACAGGAAACTGGGGGTAGCGCTAGTCTGCCGATCAGTGAAGAAGGTAAAAAGATGCTAATTTACAAAATCATCAGTCGACGCAAAGAGGAACTGAAATTGTTCGGTGCCTCTGCTGACAGACCGGGTTTTGTGGAACGGCTAAATCAACTGCATACGGAGATGAAGCGTTGCTGTTTGGCTTCCTCCGATTTAGAGGAGCAGTTGTCCGCAATGCGAGGCGCTATTGCAAGAAGTCCTATTCTTGAAGGCAAGCTGGATGATTTACAGCTGGTATTCAGCGATCTAGAGAAGGAGATGTCACGTCTCTACATCGATGAAGAGGATCGTTTAGCGGAACTAGCTGAGCATATTCCTGAATCCTCCTACATTCGCGGGGCGGAGATTTGGGTAGATGGGTTCCATGGGTTTACCCCGCAAGAATTCGTAGTGCTTCGTGAATTGATGCAGCAAGCATCGAAGCTGACCGTGTCACTTACACTTGATCGTTCGTATCCCTATGGAGATCAGTTGAATGAGCTTGAATTGTTTCACCCAACTGCGGTTACTTACATTAAACTGCGTGGAATAGCTGAAGAGCTAGGCATTGATGTGTGGGACGAGCTTCTGGAGCCGGCGGTTCTTCCACGTTTTGAAGAAAGTCCTGTTCTTGCTCATCTCGAACGGGGATATGACCGCCGGAAGGTCTGGATGGGTGCGGATGAACTGGCAAATGAAGCGATATCTATAGGCGCAGCAGTTTCTCACAGAGCAGAGGTTGAGGGAGCACTGCGCGAAATGATCAGACTGGCGCGAGATGAAGGTGCAAAATATGGCGAAATGGCCGTATTGATGCGTAATATTGGAGATTATGAGCAGCTGATTAAACCGTTGTTCCAAGATTACGGAGTGCCATTTTTTCTGGACCAGAAGGTAAATGAGCTGCACCATCCATTGGTAGAGTTTGTACGTTCCGCATTGGATGTGGTACGTCGACGCTGGCGCTTCGAGGATGTATTCCGCTGTGTAAAGACAGAGCTTTTGCTACCGATGGACAGTAGTATTACGCGTGAGGATATGGATGCTTTAGAGAACTATGTGCTGGCTTGTGGGATTCAAGGATATCGCTGGACGGATGGTCGTTCATGGAAAGGGATTCCTAGCTTGTCGCTGGAAGGCGGCAGACAGATGGATGAAGAACTGCTTGCTACGATGGAGCGATGCCGTGCTAGTATAACAGGTCCTCTATTTGCTTTTGAGAAACGAATACAGAAGAGTAGAAGCGGCCTTGAACTATGTACCGCAGTGTACAAGCTGCTTGATGAGACGGATGTTGCTCGAAAGCTGGAGAAACTTAGTGTTGGTTCTATGGAGAAGGGGCAACCCGAGAAAGCTAGAGAACATAGTCAGCTGTGGGGTGCAGTGCTTGATCTGCTGGATCAGATCGTCGAAATGATGGGCAACGAAAGACTGGAATTTGATGTGTTCACCGGCGTCCTAGAGACAGGACTTGCTGAGCTTAAGATGGGACTTGTTCCTCCCGCGCTCGACCAAGTACTGGTTGGTAACATGGATCGGACTCGACCAACGGGAGTGAAATACGCTTTTTTGCTTGGATTTAATGAAGGTGTTGTGCCTGCGCAGTTTAAGGAGGATGGAATTCTCTCGGAAGGCGAACGCTCCGTGCTTGAGAACGCTGGTATGGAGCTTGCTCCTGGTGCTTCTCGTAAACTGCTGGACGAGCGGTTTTTAATCTATAATGCGCTAACGACAGGAAGTCGAAAGCTCTGGATTAGCTACGCCACTGCTGATGATGAGGGCAAGGCGCTTCTTCCCTCTGAGGTAATCCGCCATTTGCATAGAATGTTCCCAAGTGTTCAAGAGCACAGCTTGGCAGCACTTCCCCCTGCAGGACTACCAGGAGAAGTCAGAGATTTCATTCACCTCGGTTACATTGGTCATCCAGAACAGAGTCTTCGTGCATTGATTATGCAGCTACGCCAGTGGCGTCAGGGGACGGAGATACCTGAATTATGGTGGGATGTGTATAACTGGTTCGCTGCTGATGATATTCGTAGTCTCGAATTGAAACGTCTGCTCAGTTCGTTGTTCTATCGTAACGTGGGAACGAAGCTGAAGCGTGGAACAAGCCTCCGATTGTACGGTGGATCGACACTGCGAGGCAGTGTGTCCCGGATGGAGAAGTTTGTTGCTTGCTCCTTCTCTCATTTTGCATCCTATGGACTTAGACTGAAGGAACGGCAGCTATATAAGCTACAAGCACCTGATATTGGACAACTATTTCATGCTGCGTTAAGTGATATGGCGGTCAGACTGAAACAAGAGGGCCGGGGCTGGGGAAGCTTATCTCCAGAGGAGTGTCGGCGTGAGGCAAGTGAGACGGTAGAACGTTTATCGCCGATGCTGCAGGGTGAAATTCTGATGAGCTCTAAACGTTACGGATACATCTCACGCAAGCTAAAGAACATTGTTGGACGTGCTTCTGTGATTCTGGGCGAGCATGCCCGCCGAGGCAGCTTTGAGCCCGTAGGGCTGGAGCTGGATTTTGGACCGGATAAGGAGTTGCCTCCTTTAAGAATTACACTGCCGAATGGCTGTGTGATGGAAGTTGTTGGACGGATCGACCGTGTAGACATGGCCCGTGGAGAGAATGGAATTCTTCTGCGGGTAATTGATTATAAATCAAGTCAAAAAGACCTCAAGCTGCACGAGGTGTACTATGGATTATCGCTACAGATGCTGACCTATCTGGATGTGCTGCTTACGTACTCGGAGCAATGGCTCGGGCAACCGGCGCTTCCAGCAGGGACACTGTATTTCCATGTGCATGACCCATTGTTGACCTCGTCTAACGGGATGAACAAAGATCAGGCAGAGCAAGAATTGCTGAAACGCTTCAAGATGAAAGGATTGCTTACGGCAGATCGTGAGGTTGTATCCCTGATGGATACAACTTTAGATAAAGGATATTCTTCTATCGTGCCTGTAGCAGTAAAAGCTGATGGCAGCTTCTATAGCAGTGCTTCTGTTGCTACACCAGAGCAATGGAGCCATTTGCTGTCTTCCGTTCGAGGAACAATTTCGGATATCGGGACACGCATTACGGAAGGTGATGTCGCGATTGAGCCATACAGAATTCAACAAGAGACAGCCTGCACCTTCTGTTCCTTT
- a CDS encoding Na/Pi symporter — MFRDLLFPIIYGLVIFLAGMKLMETALSKLAGPLLTTSLNKATSTPIKGLIASSVLSALLQSSTAVTVLTIGMVNAGLLTYARTLGIILGSNIGTTLTTELIGLQINSMASPLLAASLSLWAAAVIAGELPPYTSRIAALSRKIAEPLQFISLAVSGFALVLWGIAVMQSIGGTLQESGLFLWFLNHAATSVLWGLAAGACLTALLHSSAAVIAMAMSIAASGAMPPELGIAIVLGANVGTCFTAVIASIGGSSSGVFVAWSHVALNIGGALLFLPLIGPLQAAVIWIGGGPASQIAHAQTIFNIICSLIALPLCYLPVWSRLEKRLQS; from the coding sequence ATGTTCCGTGATCTGCTGTTCCCTATTATATATGGTCTTGTTATCTTTCTGGCTGGCATGAAGCTAATGGAAACAGCGTTGTCCAAGCTTGCGGGCCCTCTGTTAACTACAAGCCTGAATAAGGCTACCTCTACACCTATCAAAGGCTTGATCGCAAGCAGTGTACTGTCAGCCTTGCTTCAGAGCAGCACGGCAGTAACTGTACTCACGATCGGCATGGTGAATGCCGGCCTGCTTACCTATGCTCGTACTCTCGGTATTATCTTAGGTAGCAACATCGGTACCACTTTGACCACCGAACTGATCGGGCTTCAGATCAATTCCATGGCCTCACCACTGCTGGCTGCCTCGCTGAGTCTGTGGGCAGCGGCTGTCATTGCTGGTGAGCTACCGCCGTATACATCACGGATTGCTGCACTCTCCCGAAAAATAGCAGAGCCGCTGCAATTCATCAGCCTGGCTGTATCAGGATTCGCCCTAGTCTTATGGGGAATCGCAGTCATGCAGTCCATCGGCGGGACACTTCAGGAGAGTGGCCTATTCCTCTGGTTCCTGAATCATGCTGCCACAAGTGTCCTGTGGGGACTCGCGGCTGGCGCCTGCCTAACAGCCCTGCTACATAGTAGCGCTGCGGTCATTGCCATGGCTATGAGCATTGCCGCGTCGGGTGCCATGCCCCCAGAGCTCGGCATAGCCATCGTGCTCGGTGCCAACGTCGGCACCTGCTTCACAGCAGTCATCGCTTCCATCGGTGGCTCGTCTTCCGGCGTCTTCGTCGCTTGGTCGCATGTAGCTCTTAACATTGGCGGTGCGCTGCTCTTCCTGCCACTTATCGGACCTTTGCAAGCAGCAGTTATCTGGATCGGCGGGGGCCCCGCTTCACAAATTGCCCATGCCCAGACTATTTTTAATATCATCTGCTCGCTAATTGCACTCCCATTATGTTACCTGCCTGTATGGTCAAGACTGGAGAAACGTCTTCAATCGTAA
- a CDS encoding energy-coupling factor transporter transmembrane component T has protein sequence MKATMLTFTKQDSPIHRLTGATKLILFIVWSVTGMITYDTRCLIVMLLFSLIAFRVSKVQFQDYAFVLYFILIFFVLNHIAIFIFSPLEGVKVYGSRHDIVHLVGRYTVTGEQLFYQFNIALKYAVVIPMALLFLLTTHPSEFAASLNRIGVNYKVAYSVSLALRYIPDIQRDYENISFSAQARGIDISRKEKLPKRLKNIISILMPLILTSIERIENISTAMELRGFGTKSKRTWYSSRPFSRNDYIALILFALIAISSTVITFYDGSRFYNIFD, from the coding sequence ATGAAGGCCACAATGTTAACTTTTACGAAGCAGGATTCACCCATTCACCGTCTTACAGGCGCCACTAAGCTGATTTTATTTATAGTGTGGTCTGTGACAGGGATGATTACATATGATACAAGATGTCTAATAGTGATGCTATTATTTAGTTTGATTGCCTTTAGAGTCTCTAAAGTTCAATTTCAGGATTATGCCTTCGTACTATATTTTATTTTGATTTTCTTTGTGCTTAATCATATAGCCATCTTTATTTTTTCTCCATTGGAAGGTGTAAAGGTCTACGGTTCACGTCATGATATTGTTCATCTTGTAGGTCGGTATACCGTTACAGGGGAGCAGCTATTCTATCAATTCAATATTGCCCTTAAGTATGCGGTAGTCATTCCAATGGCACTGTTGTTCCTTCTAACGACACATCCTAGTGAATTCGCAGCCTCCTTAAACCGGATTGGTGTGAATTATAAAGTTGCATATTCTGTATCGCTTGCGCTGCGGTACATTCCGGATATCCAAAGAGATTATGAGAATATATCTTTCTCTGCTCAGGCACGTGGAATAGACATCTCTCGAAAAGAAAAGCTGCCTAAGCGGCTTAAAAATATCATTTCGATTCTTATGCCCTTAATTCTGACTAGCATTGAGCGAATTGAGAATATTAGTACGGCTATGGAGTTACGTGGCTTCGGAACTAAGAGTAAACGGACTTGGTACAGTAGTCGTCCTTTCTCAAGAAACGACTATATTGCTTTGATCTTATTCGCTCTGATCGCAATATCTTCGACGGTAATCACTTTTTACGATGGATCGCGGTTTTATAATATTTTCGATTGA
- a CDS encoding GNAT family N-acetyltransferase, whose protein sequence is MSIYYASSKEDITKDALQELFLSVEWESGKYPNELLQAIGGSHSIVTAWEGGKLVGLINALSDGVLTVYFHYMLINPSYQSIGIGKEMMNIMLDRYKGCKTKVLISYPHAKDFYNKFGFNTEDGATPMFISELI, encoded by the coding sequence GTGAGTATTTATTACGCTTCAAGCAAAGAGGATATCACTAAGGATGCACTTCAAGAGTTATTTCTTTCGGTAGAATGGGAGTCTGGCAAGTATCCAAACGAGCTTTTACAAGCCATCGGAGGATCTCATTCAATTGTTACCGCTTGGGAAGGAGGAAAGCTTGTCGGTTTAATAAATGCTTTGTCAGATGGTGTTTTAACGGTATATTTTCATTATATGCTTATTAATCCGAGTTATCAGAGTATAGGTATAGGTAAGGAAATGATGAATATAATGCTTGATAGATATAAAGGGTGTAAAACAAAAGTATTAATTTCTTATCCTCATGCAAAGGATTTCTATAATAAATTTGGCTTTAATACAGAGGATGGAGCTACACCAATGTTTATCTCAGAGTTGATATGA
- a CDS encoding MerR family transcriptional regulator, translated as MNNYFTIKQAAEIVEMTSETLRHYDRIGLVKPCHKDELSGYRYYSEQELVKLQTIELLKAMDLTLMDIKDILQQNDLSKVIAFLKQAEKRADDKIARLQYAKSKIKRAYLHYENKFHNGYSQSENYFVRHIEERVIMLSNKMDSPTLKNLWDYHRHFYQQIETSLHSQFLFEDMAGMFTTEGITRLFAVCLKYPSLEGLTVLPEGDYLCANCTEENKNAVLKNLLERAKTEYDVCPDFVLHNIIVTGILQWDYQIQLFIKKRTC; from the coding sequence ATGAACAACTATTTTACAATTAAGCAAGCAGCAGAGATCGTAGAGATGACCAGTGAGACCTTGCGGCACTATGATCGTATTGGATTAGTCAAGCCATGCCATAAAGATGAATTGTCGGGATATCGATACTATTCCGAGCAGGAGCTCGTAAAGCTGCAAACCATTGAACTGCTTAAAGCAATGGATCTTACTTTAATGGATATTAAAGATATTTTGCAGCAGAATGATCTCTCTAAAGTAATTGCATTTCTAAAACAGGCAGAAAAAAGAGCAGACGATAAAATTGCTCGTCTGCAGTATGCAAAATCAAAAATTAAACGTGCCTATCTACATTATGAAAATAAGTTCCACAATGGTTATAGTCAAAGTGAAAATTACTTTGTCAGACACATAGAGGAAAGGGTAATTATGCTTTCGAATAAAATGGACAGCCCCACACTTAAGAATTTATGGGACTATCACAGACATTTCTATCAACAAATTGAAACGTCTCTGCATTCACAATTTCTGTTTGAAGATATGGCGGGAATGTTCACGACTGAAGGAATAACACGATTATTTGCTGTTTGCTTGAAATATCCGTCTTTAGAGGGGCTGACTGTGCTACCAGAAGGGGACTATCTGTGTGCAAATTGTACCGAAGAGAATAAGAATGCTGTATTAAAAAATTTACTTGAAAGGGCAAAGACGGAATACGATGTGTGTCCAGATTTTGTTCTTCATAACATTATTGTGACTGGAATATTGCAGTGGGATTATCAGATACAACTGTTCATTAAGAAACGCACATGTTAG
- a CDS encoding ABC transporter ATP-binding protein — MRKAVIEFKDFSFQYRAQQEPTLTGINLTIAEGEKVLIVGPSGSGKSTLAHCINGLIPFAYKGEMSGSLRIMGVEQTELSIAALSDQVGTVLQDPDGQFVGLTVGEDIAFSLENHAVQQIEMIEKVLAAATAVDIHEYLGSSPQELSGGQKQKTTLAGVLVGDVDILLFDEPLANLDPYTGTKAIELIDRVQKETGKTVIIIEHRLEEVLHRAVDRIIVIHDGRVAADMSAAELLSTDLLSEVGIREPLYLTALKYAGCTITSDMNPQHIDEIRLDSCSSKLEYWNDNHNSQQDKHESLPILELRDVSFSYEKNRPVLHKLNLLVNKGEMICIAGRNGAGKSTVSKLICGFYKPTSGSILMNGRDIAKDTIKERAERIGFVMQNPNHMISKTLLYDEVALGLKLRGVSEELIRERVHHVLKICGLYAFRSWPISALSYGQKKRVTIASIMILEPEVIILDEPTAAQDYRHYNDMMEFLLTLREQGMTVIMITHDMHLMLEYADRAVVLSDGVKLADDSPERVLTNIEVVRNANLKETSLFTLAMKAQLGQPEEFVRRFIAYDRRSRGG, encoded by the coding sequence ATGAGAAAAGCAGTGATTGAATTTAAGGATTTCAGTTTTCAATATCGAGCCCAGCAGGAACCTACACTCACAGGTATCAACTTAACGATTGCCGAAGGAGAGAAGGTACTTATCGTGGGACCCTCTGGATCTGGAAAAAGTACACTAGCTCATTGTATAAACGGACTCATCCCTTTTGCATATAAAGGTGAAATGTCTGGGTCATTGCGAATTATGGGTGTGGAGCAGACAGAACTAAGTATTGCAGCGTTGTCTGATCAGGTAGGAACAGTATTGCAGGACCCAGACGGACAGTTTGTTGGATTAACGGTTGGAGAGGATATCGCCTTCAGTTTGGAGAATCACGCGGTTCAGCAGATCGAGATGATAGAAAAGGTATTGGCTGCGGCAACTGCGGTGGATATCCACGAATATTTGGGATCTTCACCTCAGGAATTATCAGGCGGTCAGAAGCAGAAAACGACCTTAGCTGGCGTTCTAGTTGGTGATGTGGACATCCTGCTGTTTGATGAGCCTTTGGCAAACTTAGATCCTTATACAGGCACAAAAGCGATAGAGCTCATTGATCGAGTGCAAAAAGAGACTGGTAAAACGGTTATTATTATCGAGCACAGACTCGAGGAAGTACTTCACCGTGCGGTGGACCGCATTATTGTGATTCATGACGGACGTGTTGCGGCGGATATGTCAGCTGCTGAGCTGTTAAGCACTGATCTGCTTTCAGAAGTAGGTATTCGGGAACCTCTCTATTTAACGGCTTTAAAGTATGCAGGATGTACGATTACATCAGATATGAATCCACAGCATATAGATGAAATTCGGCTGGATTCTTGCTCCAGCAAGCTTGAGTACTGGAATGATAACCATAATTCGCAGCAGGATAAACATGAGAGTCTACCAATCCTTGAGCTACGAGATGTTTCATTCAGTTATGAGAAGAATCGGCCAGTGCTTCATAAGCTTAACCTTCTTGTTAATAAAGGAGAAATGATCTGTATAGCCGGGCGAAATGGGGCAGGGAAATCCACGGTATCTAAGCTTATCTGTGGATTTTATAAGCCTACCTCCGGATCAATACTGATGAACGGAAGGGATATTGCCAAGGATACGATTAAGGAGCGGGCAGAGCGGATTGGTTTCGTGATGCAGAATCCTAATCATATGATTTCTAAGACGCTTTTATATGATGAGGTTGCGCTAGGCCTTAAATTACGAGGGGTGTCTGAGGAGCTTATTCGTGAGCGAGTGCATCATGTTTTGAAGATATGCGGTCTATATGCTTTTCGTAGCTGGCCCATCTCAGCACTTAGCTATGGTCAGAAGAAACGTGTTACTATTGCGTCTATTATGATTCTGGAGCCGGAAGTTATCATATTGGATGAGCCGACTGCAGCTCAGGATTACAGACATTATAACGATATGATGGAATTCCTTCTTACGTTAAGGGAGCAGGGGATGACGGTCATTATGATCACGCATGATATGCATCTCATGCTGGAATATGCCGATAGAGCTGTGGTGTTGTCTGATGGGGTGAAGCTTGCGGATGACAGCCCTGAGCGAGTATTAACCAATATAGAAGTTGTGAGGAATGCAAACTTGAAGGAAACTTCACTTTTTACACTGGCAATGAAAGCCCAATTGGGTCAGCCAGAAGAGTTCGTAAGAAGATTTATTGCATACGATAGGAGGAGCCGGGGCGGATGA